A window of Onychostoma macrolepis isolate SWU-2019 chromosome 24, ASM1243209v1, whole genome shotgun sequence genomic DNA:
ctgcatttgaaTGGACATGTCCATGCTATTCCATGTAGCAGTGCATCTGTCATCTCAGAGGGACCGTCAGTTTCCAACCAGATTAAAAGAGCTGGAAGCAACAGAGCTGCAAACCTCACTGCAAACATGGTGAAGGTGAACACAGTCTCCCAGCAGGTCAGCACAGATagacctgaagaaaaaaaaaatatgaccgagcacaaataaacacagcttaaatctaaaaataaacctGCTGTATTGGAGCTGTGCACATGCTCTGTCATCATTGTGTGACTGCAGGTTCGATTATAGCTTGTGTCATTTGCAAATGCCATTCTACCTTCACAGACTGAGGCAACAATATGGGTGCGTCTCAAACAGCTCCCTAGCTCCTGAGTTCAGGAATCAGTATGTTGTGTACACAAATCCAGGCACTTGTATGGACCTGGCTCAAAGTTGAGTTTAGCCTCTTTAATCACTCACTTAGTAGGTTTCATTTTAGTAAAAATCCTGTTTTGTAGTTGCAGTAGGTGaccatataaacatgcaatggttttattttgttcagtctaacaccaaaaaaagtaaaaagtgtAGATGATTGTTCACTTGTATTCTGTAAATCCACCCACAGGTTCAGCAATGATTAATGATTCTGCATAGAATTATTTAAATCAGAGTAATAGTGTAGAGTGTAAGAGTGTGATAAAAGCATGCTGTAGATACTACCAAGGTTTATGGGCGAGAAAAGTGAGCAAAACATGTAACATTGGATGCTGCTTCAAAGCTGGACAAAGTTGTAACATTACCATATTACCCACTTTGCTGATACCATATATTGAAAATTATatcaatatgtttatttaatttgatatgcATTCATAAAAAGTAAGTTAAATTACAAAAGAATTTGGTTGTGTAAATAAGCATTTCGGAATGCGACCAGAGCCACATCTGTAATGCACACATACCAGataactatattattattatcatttttttctgtaaatccATCCACAGGTTCACTCTTGCCCCTGAACTGCATCCGGACTGGATGTTGATGCTATTCTTTGCTCATACACACTTGACAGTGACTGTCACTTTGGGGTTACTGCTTGTGCCAAAGGTAAACCCACCAATCCTCTTTCATCCTCTTTCATCCTCTGAATCATTTGTTGGCTAAAATCTAATTTTACAGAATCTCTTAAACATGTCTTTCCATGTCTTTCCCACAGTTCTTGTTTGCGGGTACGCATCTAAGGGATGACATTGCTACAGAGGCCTATGAAGATGAATTGGACATGGGCCGGTCTGGGTCATACCTGAATAGCAGCATAACGTCCGCCTGGAGTGAGCACAGTCTGGACCCAGAGGATATTCGGGTAGGTGCCCTGATTTCTTTCAGGCTTTCTTTTCCCCTTGACTCTCTCCTGCCTTagtaattaaatgaaatttcaTAATCTGCAAATATCTCTTGACCCCTTGTCCTATAACTGACAAACATACTGAGCCATGGCAGTTTTTTATTGCAGACACCAGAGGAAATGGGCCAGCTAAGTTCTATTAATGGCTGTGGCGTAAGGTCTTGCAACAGTCTTTGGGAAAAACGTACCAACGTGAGCAGAGGTTTTCGTTTGTTTGTTAGAGCTGAAGAAGTCTCTCACCAAAGACTCAAATTTTGTTCATAGAAAGGCCATTTTGCTAATGGGATAAAGATCTGCTCTTGGTATAATTGTCGTTGATGACTTCAAGACACAGCTGCACGAAATACTTTGATGTTCTTCAGAGGCTGTTTCAGACctaacaataaaacatgaaattttcGTATTTGACACCGTCCCAGACTGTCCTGTCTCTAATTAGTGTAAAACAGCATGTTGGTTTGGTCTAACGTCTTTGAGGCACTGTCTGTAGTTGCATATAATGACTAGTTCTGCATGCTTTCTGTGCAATAGAGCGTCTGCTTGACTGTAACTagaatcatttcatttttatgctTCTACATCCAGGCATATGTTATGAGTTAATGGCCCATTTTGTCTTCAAATCCACAGGAAGAGCTGAAGAAACTCTACTCCCAGCTGGAGATATATAAGAGGAAAAAGATGCTGGCCAACAATCCTCACCTGCAGAAGAAGCGCAGCTCCAAAAAGGGCCTAGGTCGCTCCCTCATGCGCCGCATCACTGAGATTCCAGAGACAATGGGCCGCCAGTGTAGCCGTGAGGACAAGGACCTGGGTGAACATGGAAGTAACCGCAACAGCATCTGTGTCTTGAGAAAGAACCCTTTCGACCCCTCACACTCTGTTAAGCCTGCCAAAGATGAATCCTTGAAGAGCAAAGTTTTCTCCCTTAAAAAGTCCCACAGCAGTTATGACCATGTTCGGGACCACAGTGAGGATTCCAGCAGTTCAGTTACTGACAAGATGGAAGTCACAAACACAGAAGGCTCCCTTCTCGAAACCCTAATGGGCAAGAAGCTGGTCAAAAAGTCCTCTGAGAAGATTGATGCAGCCAGTGAGTCAACAGAGTCCGTTCCCTTGGTGTGTAAGTCAGCCAGCGCTCACAACCTGACAGCTGATAAGAAACCTATTCACCCTAGAACATCCATGCTGCAGAAATCTCTAAGCGTCATTGCCAGTGCCAAAGAGAAAACTCTTGGTCTAACAGGAAAGGCCCAAGCAGCGGAGGATCCAACAAAGAAAGCTAATCAAAAGAACAAGGATGCCAAGACCCCAGCTGAAGCTGAAGAAAAGGAGGGTTATCCAAAGATGATTGTCAGTCAGTCAGTAGAGTACAAGCAGACAGCTGCCAAAACTGGTATAATGAAGCCACAGATGAGTGGAAGCCAACCCTCAATTTGCTCAGAAACAGCCAAGGGGAAAGACCTGTATGACCTCTCAGAAGTGTGCCCTTGGGAATTGGAGGACTTGCCGACTCCCTCTGAAAACAAGGTCCAGAAGCATGTGTCTATTGCCCCAGAGCAGACCACCACAGTCCATGGAAGTAGCAACAAGGCGACAAAGTCTCAACAGCAAAAGCAGAAAGGCACAGAGCAGTCACCCTCCGTGGCCAGACGTCCAACCCAGAAAGCTGCTGATAAAGCAGACATATGTCCGTGGGAGGAAGGAAATGAGGACCATGGTCAGGCAGTGGGGCCAAAACCTCACTCCAGTAGTAAGCCTGCCATGTCCAAACCCCAGGCATCTGGAGAGGTTGCCAAGGTTCTTAAAGCTGAGGTCTGTCCATGGGACTTTGAGGAAGTGTCGAGCAAGCCAAAGGACTCGGATTGCTCCCCTGATCAGAGCAGACCCAGAAAGGACACCACACCCACTGAGATCAAAGGGAAAGTAAGCTCCTCGCCTACTGAAGTCAAGGGCAAGGGTACAACTCCCACAGAGGGCAAAGCAAAGAGCGTTTTCTCCGAGCCTACTAAATCCACAGGCAGCACACTACAGCCGCCCTTTAAAGTAGAAGTGTGTCCATGGGACTTTGAGACTGCGTCAGGTCCCATCTCTGAAAAACACCCTTGTTCTTCTCAGGTTTCTAAAACAAAGGAGACCCATGCTATAAAGAAGGGAACTTCTCCTGTCAGAATATCAGAGATGGAAAGAGAGAACACAAAGGGTCCCGATGAAGACAAAATGAAATCAAACGCAAAAGACAAGTTAACCTctggaaaaacaaaagaaagaccTATCAGCCAGTCTAAACTGGCTGAGGTTTGTCCATGGGACTCTGATAGTAGTCAAGAAATTGTCtcaatggaaaaacaaaaaagcccAAATGTTGCATTTGCAAAAAGCAAGAAAGCAGATGTATGCCCTTGGGATTTTGAAGATGCGGCAACTAGTAAAGAAGTCAGCCGGAGCACCGGTTCATCCACTGGCAAACAGAAAAGTTCTAATTCCAAAGGCAGAGTTACTAGTGATGTTAAAATGTCAGATGTCTGCCCTTGGGACTTTGATGACCAAGGACCAACAAAAAAAGCATGACACTTTACCTGAGTGAACCATTAGTTAGTCCTCATTATATGTGctttttctttcataaataCACCATGGAATATAAACTTTAATAGAATTGATGGTGATTTGGAGAAGAAAATCAACATGTCGCACAAGCTGCCTTTCTCTTCAAccttttgttttccctttgtgttttttggaataaaaggaaaaaaaacctgaaaaaacaaaacaaaaaaaacaaaacaaaaaaacacacacaaaaaaaaatgcaacaacTCACCAGGCATTCCAGATTTTAAAGTATTGGTTgaacctttaaataaaaatggtagTTTACAATTATGCAACTCTTTATGTGCAATGTAAACAAGATGCCTATGCTCACCACATGTATCCTCATTAACATTTGAACTCTCATAACAGCTGCATCTGTAGCCTCTCCTTGACTCTGGCTTCCACAAAATATTGTACAAGTTCTTGTTACAAAGGAAGGTGTGGACCATGCATGAAGCGTCATGGAGTAAGCCTGATCCATTtccttgttttcatttgtttcatACATTATCATCTGGTTTGAGTAAAAATTCATATTTGCCAAAGATAGAGGTAAAATCCAATAAATATAAGAACTCAAACCTCAACAGCATAATAGAGACACAACATTTGTACAGTGAGCTGAATTCATGCGGCTGCTAGAAAATTAGCCTGTAGCACTTTAGTAAAGATCATGCTTAGAGAGACAGACATAAACTGGACGGAACTCCATTCATATTTGTCCTTGTTTGTTGTTTGGCCTTGCTGTTTTATGCTGTTCTGCGATCATATGTGCACAtctgcaacattttattttattttattttttttagttatctTGACTAGAAAAAAAAgctagaaaaaaattaaacatttccaATGCTTCCAAATTTGCTGATATATTATCCTGAATGTGCCTATTTAAATAGTCCTGTACCAGTCTTACTTTGTATTGGGAGATGTGAAACCTTTGTCATAGCCCATGTTACAAATACTTATTGAAACACTTGATGAAAATCAGCATCTTATTTTTGAAAAGAAATGAAATTTAGTTTATATATTAGTAATGTTGCAAAATTGTAAATGCTTTTTGAATGGGGTAcgctatgaaaaaaaaaaaatgaaaaaaaagtccACTACTCAGTTCATGGGACCATAGATATCGTTTTTCTCAGCGTAGGGCACAATCATTAAGGTTTCTGCCTCTAATGTCTTTCCTTTTTGTCTTTTACAATTAGAACACTCATGACAATATATGAAATATCAAATTCCAGTCTATCTCATATGGAATTCTAACCCAAGCCTCAATTTCTTTAATATGTATCTGGTATCCTTTAACATTTTATGATGATTACATCAGTTTACAAATACAATCTTGTTCTTaccatattgatttttttggaaaatgtatCGATTTCTTAGAAGAACATTCTGAAACATCCCCAGTGATCGCTGATGTGAATTCAACAATGTGTCTAAATTACTGTTGGAATGTTAACATATCTTGTATGCCTTCTCAGCACATGGTCATTGGTAATCTGTAATGATGTCAAGGTAATGGTGTCACAACACATGAGGCATGAACCGTTGTACAGGTTGATGCCTAGTTATGAAATGTTCGTATAAATGTTGACATATTGCAATTGCAAACTATTTTGACCCAATCCTACAGTAACTAAatggtttttaaatgtattgacAGATTCTTGTGTTTTGTATGTGCACAATATGAATTAGCAAGAATACAGAATAAATGGTTATACCATGTATATATGTTATAGCTACCAAAGAGGTTAAAAAAATGTACCTAAATATATCATTCTTGGCATTGTGTGAAAATCAAATGATGTCACACTCCCGTTTCTCCACAGTGGGGTAAATTTATCAATGACCTCTGGTCAGTCACAATTTAACTTATAAAACTAAAAGTATCTTTCCATGCTAATATTTACATAGGTAGGTCATTCCTGTTCGgcagtacttttttttaatactttcttTCACCAGACTTTCAGAAACATGCTCTGGTAAAGCATGACATGATCAATTATGActaaaatttcattaattatattttgattatgCTCAGTGGAATTAAAATGAACAGAAGAtaaatcattttgaaatattttaatgtgtgtaaAACCAATTAATGCCACAAAACATCACAGATCATTCATGAGGTTTATTGCTAATACTCACAAAAGTGACATTGAATTTGACCTATAAATTCATTACCAGTTAATTTTGATGTTACTATTTTAAGcttaccctttttttttttttagtatagaAGCACATACTATCTGGGGACATCAACAATAATTGAAATTCACTCCATGTTCATTTAATTGTGATACtgcattaaaagaaaaacaactcaTATGATTTCCATCTTTCAACACTGTACATGTTATACAAAATGTATTGCCAAGTAGGAATGACCCAGGTAGTATTGACTACAAAGCAGTAACCAAGAGAGAAGTGCCACCTTCCCAGATTTATGTAATCTGCTTATAATTTATAAGCCCAAATTTCTACTATTCTCATCAGGATATGTGCTCATGGATTTCTAGGTACACTAAAGGGAACTTTCAGCAACCTATAGTTCAACTGCTCCTTAACTGTCTAGTCATCTCATACTCTTGTAAGAACAGAAGACTTTCTTAATGTATGCCTAGATGGATGTGTAAAATTGACCAACTTTGTTACATAGAGAATGTTTCTGGGAATGGTTGTTGTATCGTAGTGCATCCCTCTAGTTTACAAGTTTTACCCATCTGCAGGTCCTCAGTTGATCTCTATGTAGTATGATGTAAGCACTCAGCTCATGACCTGTTAATGTTAATGGTAACCTTGCCTATTACATTGTCTTAGTGCAATGTTTAGTTCAGTTTTTGGAGTTTACAGAAGtgattatttatctatttatgaCTTGATTTTGGTTATTTAGCTCGTTTACTTGGGCCCCACGCGTGTCCCACCACTGTCACGTGTTGGGGGGACACTCCTACTACTTAACGCTGTATTGTCTTAGCTCTAACTCTCGTTGCTTCTGCATGATAATGAGAAATTAGTAAGACTGATGTTTCACTGCCCTTGATAGAACTTAAAAAAGAATATTTGATCTTTATTGGACTGTTACAAGTTGTATAGTGAGTGAAACTGTACCCTACCCACTGTATTATGTGCTTGTTATATTAAATGCTCTATGACAAGCTTATAGCATACACATAAGGAGATATTTGGTAGAtttatattgtgtaatattgtgATAGCATGTACATAAAAATACCTCCTCTGCAATAAATATTTCTACAAAAAGCAATTCTGTGTTGACtgaatgaaatcaaaatgaagggaaaaaagaACCTTCGATGAAAACTTTACCCTTTATTGTatctttatgttttttttttttttaaatataaaaatcaaacattttaataacaaattaataagaaatgttacctcataatatatatatatatatatatatatatataaaactacatAATATACAGGTGTGCTCAGGGATTTAttgtggtcacactttattttaagctcctattctcactattaactaactattaactgtGACTTTTCTCTCAATGAACTTCTAATATTTAGTAAGATAGTAGTCAAGTTTATGTATTGGGTAGGCATATAtgtataagtactaataaacagccaattatgctataatatgcatgctaataagcaactagttaatagtgacaACTGGTCCCTTAACTATAGTGtcacctttctttctttcttacttgCTTCTATGGCCATGTGTATACTTAATCTAAATATGGTGCTAGAAAATCACATAAGTCTTGACATGAATTTTGAAACTGTCTCTCCACCATTGCTATCACTGCATTGGTTGCTAATATTACTTTAGTCATAAATAGCCCTAGAATGTCAAAACATTGCAATGGTTCAATTTAAGGACATGCCTCCTGTTTTCTGTACACACACTGATGATAATTTAGGGAATTTACGTGCACATTTAAAGTCTGAATCTGTGTTTTGTACatgcatgttattgatcttattgTATACGATTCATCCATATAAGTTTTGATTCATTCATGTTTCTTATTAAGGTTAATCAAAATTTCAACTTGATCTTCTGGTGAAATACCTCTATGGTGCTTGGTGTTTCTCTATGGCAACTtgaaacaaaagtttttttccAGTATGGATAAAACCTTAACAGTGGTGCTTGacagccagccaatcagatttgaccTTGACGTTTTTAGTTAGTATTAAACCATTTCTCACAGTTTTTAGGACTTTTGTTACAACACTGATGAAACCTAAAACAGTTCCGCAAAGAGCCCTGATCACTGATTCTCACACCggttaaaaatatgttaaaaatatcTTGGCTGGTTTTACATTGTCAGCATTTTTGCTTTCATTAATAATGACTGATCTCCACACAAATGCTCCAGCTAAGTGGTCATGGCCTATTCTCAAAGTAAATTTGTATCCTGGCAGTCTTAGTTCTCTCCAAGGTTTGTTTACTTTAAACTTAAAGGAAGCCTTTAAAAGCCTTCATTGCAACCACTTTAGGATATTCATATGCATGTTTGGCTCAGCTCCTGAAAAGCTTTTATGGAGATGCTGTAGTCTTTCTGACAGAGATCAATTGGTGCTCTGTATGGGGAAAGTGGATAAGACGATATCAGGTTCTTCCTCATATTTCTACCAATAGCCAAGCTGCTGAAGATCAGTCCAGTCAACTGCTGTACAAATGTGATATGAATACTTGATTCCAGTTCTTCCACTCGAAAATACACATCCAACTAGATTTTCAGAAGAATATGTGAGTGATGCTTGCTGCAGTAAAACTCTTCCACGGTGAATTTTGTGGATGGTTATCAGAGCATTTAAGGTgttgctaagatgttctgaGTTGCCTTCGGGgtttaaaataacacttatgGGTTAATTcgccccaaaattaaaatttgccataatttactcaccaaaGAAATcagttcatcttcagaacacaaactGAGATTAATCAAATTTGAGAtatttctgtccctccactgAAAGTCTGTTCACCGAAAACtcttgacatttaaaaatgcttgtaaagagatcaaaaaataaatctataagATTTGAGCGTTTttaaagtcttctgaagagacacaGTTGTTGTTagccataaatattaataactgatcaatgtttttatgtgaataaaagcctaaaatGAATCTGTTCATCATTTAGAGCGATGTCTCTTCATCACAACTTACATTGGGGGACAGGAATCTCtgaaatttgattaaaaacatgttCAGTAGATGAACGAATTTctcatgggtttggaacgacatgaggttgagtaaatgatgacagaattttcattttggggagaactaatcctttaatattcagtaatacTGCATTATCGATTTGACTGCACTGATACCAAAACATATGATGATAACAAAACTTGAATTGACTTCAGCTGGATGatagtgttgccaagtctgtaGTTTTCCCACAGAATTGGGTTACTTTTATACTGTTGCCAGGGGTTGAAGCGAAACCCCTCGTTCCCCCAGAATACTATTTCGCCCGAGAATGGGACCCTCTGAAAGAAAGATTTTACCCTCAAAGAATGTGATTTTGGAGCGATTTTGATAGCCAATTTCCCCCAAAATGTGATTGGGATAGTTTTGACCATGATTGTGCAAATTTTGAGTACCCATTGGGATGGTTTTATTACACACACCTGGCAACCCTGCTGGATGAAGACACCATGGtctctgtagagctgctttatagctaATTACTGAACTGAATCTACATTGAACTGACTCTAACTgaataacaatattaatgtcttctgtagagctgcttacAGCCGAATTGAActtgttttataattaattttccacagttattgaactgaactgaacttaGCAGACTtcagctgaataatgacactattgtctttatAGAACTGCTTTGCAGCAGAATTTGTTTCATATTTGATGAAGTTTGTTCTGTTATTTacctgtttattactgtgaagcttctttgaaatattgtataaagtgctgtATAAGTTTAAaagtacaacccgaattccggaaattttgggacgtttttttaaatttgaataaaatgaaaattaaaagactttcaaatcacatgaggtaatattttattcacaatagaacatagataacattttacaattttatgcacaaaatgagctcatttcaaatttgatgcctgctacaggtctcaaaatagttgggacaggggcatgtttaccatggtgtagcatctcctcttcttttcaaaacagtttgaagacgtctgggcattgaggttatgagtttctggagttttggtgttggaatttggttccattcttgcctgatataaatttccagctgctgaagagtttgtagtcgtctttgacgtatttttcgttaaatgatgtgccaaatgttctctatagttGAAaaatctggactgcaggcaggtcaattcagcacccggactcttctactatgaagctatgctgttgtaatagctgcagtgtgtggttttgcattgtcctgctgaaatacacatcaTCTGCAGgagagcatatgttgctctaaaacctttatatacctttcagcattcatagtgccttccaaaacatgcaagctgcccatatgcacttatgcacccccataccatcaaaGATGCtgacttttgaactgaacgcttataacacgctggaaggtctcacTCCTCTTTAGCCctgaggacacggcgtccgtgatttccaacaagaatgtcaaatttggcaGATTGTGTTAACCAACAGTGGTTTcgggaagtattcctgggcccatttagtaacgtcaatgacagaatcatgccgatgagtcatgcagtgtcgtctgagggcccgaagaccacgggcatccaacaaaggtcttcggccctGTCCCTTACATGCAGAGATTTCTCCAGCTTCTCTGAATCATTCTCTGATGTTATGCattgtagatgatgagatttgcaaaacctttgcaatttgacgttgaggaacgttgtttttaaagtattccacaatctttttacgcactctttcacagattggagagcctcagCCCATATTTACTTCTGTATACTTCTGCCCATATATAACACCACTAATGATACTACAGATACTTCATCAGTGAACAATTACATATTAAAGAGGGAAGCCGAGTGGCCAAACTTAAGCCTATTTggttactgtagcattttttcACACCTTACAGCAAATTCTACAACCCAAGCTTCAACCATCCTTCTGTACTAAAGGTTTAATGACCTATGGGCACTGTGAACTCTTTGGATTGCGAGTCCTGATGAGCTGTAATGTAGGTAAAAGCATACTAAAAGAGTATAAACAAATCACTTTAGCATTGATTTCTCTTTTCAAGAGCACTCTGTCAGTGGAACGAACAGCCAATCAATACAGTGAGACTGGCCTCTCTCTACACTGGCACAAACGGAGAAGAATGTTGTTTCAGATTTGCTATCACATATCACATCTGTGACTGCAGAGGtcatttcatatatttcatACACGTCATAAATTATGAGTAGCCTCTGATTTTCTCTATATTAAATTGAAACATAGGGAAAGTAGAACTGTGACCTAGCAATTAACGCAATGCTCTGGAAAGCTTGAGTAGCAGATACAGGTTTGATTCTGACCTGTCTTGTAACTCACATCCTTATGCCCAAACCACTTGTGAAGTGAAGATGAATTATTTAGTATTTGGAATGttttccttttgctttaatgacagcaGCTCTCAAACTTTGTGAAACCTTATGAACATGTTCACCAGCATGAGTTGAAAATGTTCCAAAAAAACATCTTGAGAAGATGCAAATTAATTCTCAATGAATGTTTTGTACAAAAAtgtttcagtaacactttagttaagggaccaattctcacaattaactagttgcttattagcatgcatattactaacatataggctgtatattagtgcttataaagcaaatattaatgccttattctgcacgACCATATTCTAGATTACTTAATCTTACtctatacctaaacttaacaactaccctactaattattattaagcagcaaattaggagttgaTTAAGGCAAAGTagaaatctatctatctatctaatcgcAAAACCATTAATGTTTTAcatctttcaaaacattttctaGTTTCATTTCAAGGGTTAaattagaaagaaagaaagaatctttcacacattatatttcattaagCTTCTGTCTATTTATTATCCAGAGATGTATTGTGGCTGGTGGTTTTAAAAAATTAGTCACACAGTCATTATATAAAATCAAGGCATTGCACATTccaactatttaaatgttttgatgttCTATCTGCATAAAATATCAAGAAGAGCTTTAGAATTTCTTTCTGACCGTCACAGTGGGTGGGCTAATGCCCACAGAGCTCAGGGGTATAGCTAAATCCCTGCTAGCTCTGGCTGTGTTCAGAAGATAAATCCAGCGCAAGACACCCACACGCGATTTTCATTCCCCCAGGCAGCATACAGCGGGCCACGCATTTGTATTGGGACAATTCATGACTCATCAAGGTGTTCCGGAGGCGATGTGACAAATCCTACAAGGCTAAGgtcatgaatatgaattagGTCATGCTGACGTACCTTGGTAAACTTCCTGGAGTGCACAGCCAC
This region includes:
- the gpr158a gene encoding probable G-protein coupled receptor 158 isoform X2, whose product is MAIIRISLLLQVGFVIGSNYRYVEHDRDLNAKLPIYKTHSNQQAHLRKPHSGLAQKIEEQVPRVVSAFLHTGDSSTLKHGNCSRRYELAVSRGRTRADAHHSMRSVLDTVLHATNFLNMILQTNRSRDHSPRRDMEWYHALVRSILEGDIKIHRAVVTLSTEVPPEGPPVYLQATRAGGEIILQDLSSTAHHVTKNRTADTEWYHEHKNKKKTHLQKRVLSQDFASFDASVRNGESYITDKTQIHWSAPYLECKDGNFIPRWLMTLSAGFYGLKPNRNPDFRGVVRVDVSLQDVDIDQCSADGWFADAWPHRCNLTTMECLPIPGHGFVLDKYKCHCKIGFYHSSRVAVNGFKRKATGKVKESLPHHRDVPESSSYCLPCQAGCAFCKDDAPCVARGEGTLRMAVLSFQGLCMLVDFISMVLLYHFRRNKSIRASGLILLEAILFGALLLYFPVVILYFQPSVFRCILLRWVRLLGFATVYGTVTLKLYRVLKVFLSRTAQRIPYMTSWRVLRLLCVILLIVLWFAIAWTAAVCQNPNRNLALISVGFTTDGLQFSMCLLDRWDYMIAVAEFLFLLWGVYLCYAVRTVPSAFHEPRYMAIAVHNELILSSIFHILRFTLAPELHPDWMLMLFFAHTHLTVTVTLGLLLVPKFLFAGTHLRDDIATEAYEDELDMGRSGSYLNSSITSAWSEHSLDPEDIREELKKLYSQLEIYKRKKMLANNPHLQKKRSSKKGLGRSLMRRITEIPETMGRQCSREDKDLGEHGSNRNSICVLRKNPFDPSHSVKPAKDESLKSKVFSLKKSHSSYDHVRDHSEDSSSSVTDKMEVTNTEGSLLETLMGKKLVKKSSEKIDAASESTESVPLVCKSASAHNLTADKKPIHPRTSMLQKSLSVIASAKEKTLGLTGKAQAAEDPTKKANQKNKDAKTPAEAEEKEGYPKMIVSQSVEYKQTAAKTGIMKPQMSGSQPSICSETAKGKDLYDLSEVCPWELEDLPTPSENKVQKHVSIAPEQTTTVHGSSNKATKSQQQKQKGTEQSPSVARRPTQKAADKADICPWEEGNEDHGQAVGPKPHSSSKPAMSKPQASGEVAKVLKAEVCPWDFEEVSSKPKDSDCSPDQSRPRKDTTPTEIKGKVSSSPTEVKGKGTTPTEGKAKSVFSEPTKSTGSTLQPPFKVEVCPWDFETASGPISEKHPCSSQVSKTKETHAIKKGTSPVRISEMERENTKGPDEDKMKSNAKDKLTSGKTKERPISQSKLAEVCPWDSDSSQEIVSMEKQKSPNVAFAKSKKADVCPWDFEDAATSKEVSRSTGSSTGKQKSSNSKGRVTSDVKMSDVCPWDFDDQGPTKKA
- the gpr158a gene encoding probable G-protein coupled receptor 158 isoform X1, with amino-acid sequence MAIIRISLLLQVGFVIGSNYRYVEHDRDLNAKLPIYKTHSNQQAHLRKPHSGLAQKIEEQVPRVVSAFLHTGDSSTLKHGNCSRRYELAVSRGRTRADAHHSMRSVLDTVLHATNFLNMILQTNRSRDHSPRRDMEWYHALVRSILEGDIKIHRAVVTLSTEVPPEGPPVYLQATRAGGEIILQDLSSTAHHVTKNRTADTEWYHEHKNKKKTHLQKRVLSQDFASFDASVRNGESYITDKTQIHWSAPYLECKDGNFIPRWLMTLSAGFYGLKPNRNPDFRGVVRVDVSLQDVDIDQCSADGWFADAWPHRCNLTTMECLPIPGHGFVLDKYKCHCKIGFYHSSRVAVNGFKRKATGKVKESLPHHRDVPESSSYCLPCQAGCAFCKDDAPCVARGEGTLRMAVLSFQGLCMLVDFISMVLLYHFRRNKSIRASGLILLEAILFGALLLYFPVVILYFQPSVFRCILLRWVRLLGFATVYGTVTLKLYRVLKVFLSRTAQRIPYMTSWRVLRLLCVILLIVLWFAIAWTAAVCQNPNRNLALISVGFTTDGLQFSMCLLDRWDYMIAVAEFLFLLWGVYLCYAVRTVPSAFHEPRYMAIAVHNELILSSIFHILRFTLAPELHPDWMLMLFFAHTHLTVTVTLGLLLVPKFLFAGTHLRDDIATEAYEDELDMGRSGSYLNSSITSAWSEHSLDPEDIRTPEEMGQLSSINGCGVRSCNSLWEKRTNEELKKLYSQLEIYKRKKMLANNPHLQKKRSSKKGLGRSLMRRITEIPETMGRQCSREDKDLGEHGSNRNSICVLRKNPFDPSHSVKPAKDESLKSKVFSLKKSHSSYDHVRDHSEDSSSSVTDKMEVTNTEGSLLETLMGKKLVKKSSEKIDAASESTESVPLVCKSASAHNLTADKKPIHPRTSMLQKSLSVIASAKEKTLGLTGKAQAAEDPTKKANQKNKDAKTPAEAEEKEGYPKMIVSQSVEYKQTAAKTGIMKPQMSGSQPSICSETAKGKDLYDLSEVCPWELEDLPTPSENKVQKHVSIAPEQTTTVHGSSNKATKSQQQKQKGTEQSPSVARRPTQKAADKADICPWEEGNEDHGQAVGPKPHSSSKPAMSKPQASGEVAKVLKAEVCPWDFEEVSSKPKDSDCSPDQSRPRKDTTPTEIKGKVSSSPTEVKGKGTTPTEGKAKSVFSEPTKSTGSTLQPPFKVEVCPWDFETASGPISEKHPCSSQVSKTKETHAIKKGTSPVRISEMERENTKGPDEDKMKSNAKDKLTSGKTKERPISQSKLAEVCPWDSDSSQEIVSMEKQKSPNVAFAKSKKADVCPWDFEDAATSKEVSRSTGSSTGKQKSSNSKGRVTSDVKMSDVCPWDFDDQGPTKKA